A part of Streptococcus porcinus genomic DNA contains:
- a CDS encoding dipeptidase: METYITESHQEACVKAIKDIVSFPSVRQEGENGTPFGQAILDVLKHTLTLCEKLGFNTVIDPEGYYGYAELGDQKEMLAILCHLDVVPEGDRSLWHTDPFDCIEKDGHLYGRGTQDDKGPTMMALFAVKALMDAGVTFNKRIRFIFGTDEETLWRCMDRYNEREEQATFGFAPDSKFPLIYAEKGLLQAKLTGSGSEALTLEVGNAYNVVPARASYSGNLFQEVTSELDKLGFEYVTNDEQLTVYGLAQHAKDAPHGINALVRLAKALLPYTDNQTIAFLANVIDEDGRGLNIFENIEDEPSGSLSFNAAGLTIDKEKTEIRLDIRIPVLADKDQLVATLSEKAQAYGLAYEEFDYLAPLYVPVDSELVTTLMSVYQEKTGDTSPAISSGGATFARTMPNCVAFGAMFPDSIQTEHQENENIVLADAYRAMEIYAEAIYRLTR; the protein is encoded by the coding sequence ATGGAAACGTATATTACAGAAAGTCATCAAGAGGCTTGTGTTAAAGCTATCAAAGACATCGTTTCCTTCCCTTCTGTTCGTCAGGAAGGGGAGAACGGGACCCCCTTTGGACAGGCGATTTTAGATGTTCTTAAGCATACCCTTACCCTATGTGAAAAGCTTGGGTTTAATACAGTTATTGATCCTGAAGGTTACTATGGTTATGCAGAATTAGGTGATCAAAAAGAAATGCTCGCTATTCTCTGTCATCTTGATGTTGTTCCGGAAGGAGACCGTTCGTTGTGGCATACAGATCCCTTTGACTGTATTGAAAAAGACGGTCATCTCTATGGTCGTGGTACTCAGGATGATAAAGGTCCTACGATGATGGCCTTATTTGCCGTCAAAGCTCTAATGGATGCGGGAGTTACTTTTAATAAGCGGATTCGCTTTATCTTTGGAACTGACGAGGAAACCTTATGGCGTTGTATGGATCGTTATAATGAACGTGAAGAACAGGCAACCTTTGGCTTTGCTCCTGATTCAAAATTTCCTTTGATTTATGCAGAAAAAGGCTTGTTACAGGCTAAATTAACAGGTTCTGGAAGCGAAGCACTTACCCTCGAGGTTGGTAATGCTTATAATGTTGTCCCTGCTAGGGCCAGCTATAGCGGGAACCTATTTCAGGAAGTAACATCAGAATTAGATAAACTAGGATTTGAGTATGTCACAAATGATGAACAATTAACAGTTTATGGACTAGCTCAACATGCTAAAGATGCACCACATGGTATCAATGCCTTGGTACGCTTGGCTAAAGCTCTTTTACCATACACAGATAATCAAACTATTGCCTTTTTAGCCAATGTCATTGATGAAGATGGCAGAGGCTTAAATATATTTGAAAATATTGAAGATGAACCATCAGGAAGTTTATCATTTAATGCTGCTGGCTTGACTATAGATAAAGAAAAGACAGAGATTAGGCTTGATATTCGTATTCCTGTTTTAGCTGATAAAGATCAGCTTGTGGCAACCTTGAGTGAAAAGGCGCAAGCCTATGGCTTAGCTTATGAAGAATTTGATTATCTTGCGCCACTCTACGTTCCAGTTGATAGTGAATTGGTAACAACTTTAATGTCTGTCTATCAGGAAAAGACGGGCGATACTAGCCCAGCTATTTCTTCAGGAGGAGCCACCTTTGCACGAACTATGCCAAATTGTGTGGCCTTTGGAGCAATGTTCCCAGATTCAATTCAAACTGAACATCAAGAAAATGAAAATATCGTATTAGCAGATGCTTATCGGGCAATGGAAATCTATGCCGAAGCTATCTACCGACTAACAAGATAA
- a CDS encoding arginine repressor has translation MNKKEIRHQLIRSLISETTIHTQQELQSRLEKNGIHITQATLSRDMKELNLVKVSNGESTHYETLSISQSRWEHRLRFYMEDALVMLKIVQNQIVLKTLPGLAQSFGSILDAMQISEIVATVCGDDTCLIICEDNDGAKACFETLSNYTPPFFFSNK, from the coding sequence ATGAATAAAAAAGAAATTCGACACCAACTCATTCGTTCATTAATTTCAGAAACAACTATTCACACCCAACAAGAACTACAGAGTCGCTTGGAAAAAAACGGAATTCACATCACTCAGGCTACCCTTTCTCGCGATATGAAAGAGCTAAATTTAGTTAAAGTTTCAAATGGCGAGTCTACACACTATGAGACCTTATCCATTTCTCAGAGTCGATGGGAGCATCGCTTGCGTTTTTATATGGAAGACGCCTTGGTCATGTTAAAAATTGTTCAGAATCAAATCGTTCTTAAAACCCTTCCTGGACTAGCCCAGTCATTCGGCTCTATCTTAGATGCTATGCAGATTTCAGAAATCGTAGCCACTGTCTGCGGAGATGATACCTGTTTGATCATTTGCGAAGACAACGATGGAGCAAAAGCTTGCTTTGAAACCTTAAGCAATTATACCCCACCATTTTTCTTTAGCAATAAGTAA
- a CDS encoding MmcQ/YjbR family DNA-binding protein: MTIEENVFRKRQIQLDRLVPFGFVPQQDGSFVYLADIMDGVFTVQVIINAKGQLSSRVIDNDMEEDYLAVYLEKMVPSYVRQVQTAYQGILEEISEACCIYLPFHSSQMNRLNQRLMNKFRDSLDQPFESYSDTYSYRVGGKWYALVFSLALKKLEGITAGYKNKTAEVINLKVKPHELGVLLSQEGIYPAYHMSKKSWISIILDDSLPDQVIWELILTSRSLVEPALLKNSKAPDFWVIPANLNYYDIDNEFAVSTDILWTQKASIKVGDYVFIYITAPTKAIRYACRVLEANIPNEGFRSRKDIKNLMRLQLLESFTDDQLPLTLLQEYNVKSVRGPRRLTSKLIAFLQEKGYLKG; this comes from the coding sequence ATGACGATAGAAGAAAATGTCTTTCGAAAAAGGCAGATCCAACTGGATAGATTAGTGCCTTTTGGTTTTGTGCCCCAACAGGACGGCTCGTTTGTCTATCTAGCAGATATTATGGATGGAGTTTTTACTGTTCAGGTAATAATTAATGCAAAAGGTCAGCTATCTAGTCGAGTTATTGACAATGATATGGAGGAAGATTATTTAGCAGTTTATTTGGAGAAGATGGTTCCTAGCTATGTAAGACAAGTTCAAACTGCCTACCAAGGAATTTTAGAAGAAATTTCGGAAGCTTGCTGTATTTATCTCCCTTTTCATTCAAGTCAGATGAATAGGCTCAATCAGCGTTTAATGAATAAGTTTCGTGACTCTCTAGACCAACCTTTTGAAAGTTATTCTGACACCTATTCTTATAGGGTTGGAGGTAAGTGGTATGCCTTAGTTTTTTCTCTTGCTCTGAAGAAACTGGAAGGGATTACTGCGGGATATAAAAATAAAACTGCTGAGGTGATTAATCTCAAAGTGAAGCCCCATGAACTGGGTGTGCTACTTTCTCAAGAAGGGATTTATCCGGCTTATCATATGTCTAAAAAGTCTTGGATTTCAATTATCTTGGATGATAGTCTCCCTGATCAGGTTATCTGGGAGCTTATTCTTACGAGCAGATCTCTAGTAGAACCAGCACTTTTAAAGAACTCTAAAGCACCGGACTTTTGGGTTATTCCCGCTAATCTAAATTATTATGATATTGATAATGAATTTGCGGTTAGTACAGATATTTTATGGACGCAGAAAGCTTCAATAAAAGTTGGGGATTATGTTTTTATTTATATAACTGCTCCCACTAAAGCTATTCGCTATGCTTGTCGTGTTTTAGAGGCCAATATTCCTAATGAGGGTTTTCGTTCTCGCAAGGATATTAAGAACCTAATGCGCTTGCAACTATTAGAAAGCTTTACAGATGACCAGTTGCCTCTAACACTTTTACAAGAATATAATGTGAAATCGGTCCGTGGTCCGCGTCGCTTAACTTCAAAACTTATTGCATTTTTACAGGAAAAAGGGTATCTTAAAGGCTAA
- a CDS encoding Crp/Fnr family transcriptional regulator has protein sequence MIRREDYQYLRKLNDFKFFSIEEFDKIVGQMERRKVQKGHILFFEGDKRDKLFLVTSGYFKVEQTDQSGSFIYTDFIRHGTIFPYGGMFTDDAYHFSVVAITDVTYYYLPTDLFEKFSADNPRQMVHLYSKLSRLLELHELRVRNLITSSASERVIQSLAILLIEMGDEENKLPFQLTSTDIANMSGTTRETVSHVLSKLKREKLLVRKNKYLTFLDRDFFLKHT, from the coding sequence TTGATTAGACGTGAAGATTATCAATATTTAAGAAAATTAAATGATTTTAAATTTTTCTCCATTGAAGAATTTGACAAAATTGTTGGTCAGATGGAGCGCCGAAAGGTACAAAAAGGCCATATTTTGTTTTTTGAAGGAGATAAGCGTGATAAATTATTTTTAGTAACATCAGGTTATTTCAAAGTTGAACAAACCGACCAATCTGGCTCCTTTATATATACGGATTTTATAAGACATGGAACGATTTTTCCCTATGGTGGAATGTTTACAGACGACGCTTATCATTTTTCAGTTGTAGCAATAACAGATGTTACTTACTATTATTTACCCACGGATTTGTTTGAAAAATTTTCAGCAGATAATCCCAGACAAATGGTTCATCTTTATAGTAAATTGTCTCGGTTGTTAGAGTTGCATGAGTTACGAGTTCGTAATTTAATCACTTCTAGTGCTAGCGAACGTGTTATCCAATCTTTAGCTATTCTTTTAATCGAGATGGGGGATGAGGAAAATAAATTACCATTTCAGTTGACCTCAACAGACATTGCCAACATGAGCGGAACAACTCGTGAAACAGTTAGTCATGTCCTAAGTAAACTTAAACGGGAAAAATTATTAGTGAGAAAAAACAAATATTTAACGTTTTTAGATAGAGATTTTTTCTTAAAACATACCTAA
- the argF gene encoding ornithine carbamoyltransferase, which translates to MTQVFQGRSFLAEKDFTREEFEYLIDLAAHLKDLKKRGIPHHYLEGKNIALLFEKTSTRTRAAFTTAAIDLGAHPEYLGANDIQLGKKESTEDTAKVLGRMFDGIEFRGFSQRMVEELAEFAGVPVWNGLTDEWHPTQMLADYLTIKENFGKLEGITLVYCGDGRNNVANSLLVAGTMMGVNVHIFSPKELFPDEEIVKLAEGYAEKSGAHILVTDNADEAVKGADVFYTDVWVSMGEEDKFKERVELLQPYQVNMELVKKANNDKLIFLHCLPAFHDTKTVYGKDVEEKYGVSEMEVTDEVFRSDFAKHFDQAENRMHTIKAVMAATLGNLFIPKV; encoded by the coding sequence ATGACTCAAGTATTCCAAGGACGTAGCTTCTTAGCTGAAAAAGATTTCACACGTGAAGAATTTGAATACCTTATTGATTTAGCAGCTCACTTAAAAGACCTAAAAAAACGTGGTATTCCACATCACTATTTAGAAGGAAAAAACATTGCCCTTTTATTTGAAAAAACTTCTACACGTACTCGTGCAGCATTTACAACTGCAGCAATCGATCTAGGAGCACACCCTGAATACCTCGGTGCAAATGATATCCAACTTGGTAAAAAAGAATCAACAGAAGACACAGCAAAAGTTCTTGGACGTATGTTCGACGGTATTGAATTCCGTGGATTCAGCCAAAGAATGGTTGAAGAATTAGCTGAGTTCGCAGGAGTTCCAGTATGGAATGGTCTTACTGACGAATGGCATCCAACCCAAATGCTTGCTGACTACCTTACTATCAAAGAAAACTTTGGTAAACTTGAAGGAATCACACTTGTGTATTGTGGTGACGGACGTAACAACGTTGCTAACTCACTTTTAGTTGCAGGTACTATGATGGGGGTTAACGTACATATCTTCTCACCAAAAGAATTATTCCCTGATGAAGAAATTGTTAAGCTAGCGGAAGGCTATGCTGAAAAATCAGGAGCACACATTTTAGTTACCGATAACGCAGATGAAGCTGTCAAAGGTGCAGATGTCTTCTACACAGACGTTTGGGTTTCTATGGGCGAAGAAGATAAATTTAAAGAACGTGTTGAATTACTTCAACCTTATCAAGTTAATATGGAACTTGTTAAAAAAGCTAATAACGACAAACTTATCTTCTTACACTGCTTACCAGCGTTCCATGATACAAAAACTGTCTATGGAAAAGATGTCGAAGAAAAATATGGCGTATCTGAAATGGAAGTTACTGATGAAGTCTTCCGTAGCGATTTTGCAAAACATTTTGATCAAGCTGAAAACCGTATGCATACTATTAAGGCTGTTATGGCAGCAACTCTTGGAAATCTTTTCATTCCAAAAGTGTAA
- a CDS encoding magnesium transporter CorA family protein, protein MSAEIKTQELLRIINVDHLSSDDKRLLMSLGELGHDVLDYAQDSNETAFVKEQDGWFVLVYQLLEDKIVSLKDGNVPRIMPMTFLVSNQSLLIFETDETAQLLAKVIDRVNQSQEPKKIVLQLLTLFTKSYFTEVEVMGKERDYLMNQLRQRPTKKNLTELANLQSGSVYIMMGAQQNGEMLADFQELPSYDSFSDQVKAEFRDTVIEIKQLSNMCSLHTRILEQLASSYNNVLSNRLNDNVTSLTIFTIGLTVITTVTSFYGMNVKLPFAKVDIVWLLILVITTIIALVLMHFLRRFVNDGHRHL, encoded by the coding sequence ATGTCCGCTGAAATAAAGACGCAGGAGTTACTTAGAATTATCAATGTGGATCATTTATCTTCAGACGATAAACGGTTGTTAATGAGTTTAGGTGAGCTGGGCCATGATGTTTTAGATTACGCTCAAGATAGCAATGAGACAGCTTTTGTCAAAGAACAAGATGGATGGTTCGTTTTAGTGTATCAGCTATTGGAAGATAAGATTGTATCCCTAAAGGATGGCAATGTTCCTCGGATTATGCCCATGACTTTTCTTGTCAGTAATCAGTCATTATTAATTTTTGAAACAGATGAAACGGCCCAACTATTGGCTAAGGTTATAGACCGAGTCAATCAGAGTCAAGAACCTAAAAAAATCGTGCTCCAGTTGCTAACCCTATTTACAAAGTCCTACTTTACAGAAGTAGAGGTTATGGGAAAAGAGCGTGATTATCTGATGAATCAGTTACGACAACGTCCTACCAAGAAGAATTTAACAGAATTAGCCAATTTGCAGAGTGGCTCTGTTTATATCATGATGGGAGCTCAACAAAATGGAGAAATGTTAGCAGATTTTCAGGAATTGCCTAGCTATGACAGCTTTAGTGACCAAGTCAAAGCTGAGTTTCGAGACACGGTGATTGAGATTAAGCAATTATCCAACATGTGTTCTCTACATACACGAATTTTAGAACAATTGGCAAGCTCTTATAATAATGTTTTAAGCAATCGGCTCAATGATAATGTGACTTCTTTAACTATTTTTACAATTGGCTTAACTGTTATTACGACGGTAACTAGTTTTTATGGAATGAATGTTAAGTTGCCTTTTGCTAAGGTAGATATTGTGTGGTTGCTTATTTTGGTTATTACGACAATTATCGCTTTGGTTCTCATGCATTTCTTGCGACGTTTTGTGAATGATGGTCATCGCCATCTTTAG
- a CDS encoding YfcC family protein, with protein sequence MEEKKRGFKIPSSYTVLFLIIAIMAVLTWFIPAGAYDTAKDGSVISGTYHAVKSNPQGIYDVFMAPVRGMLGTDKTEGAIQVSFFILMVGGFLGVVNKTGALDQGIASIVKNNKGREKMLIAILIPIFALGGTTYGMGEETMAFYPLLIPVMIAVGFDTLVAVAIVLIGSQIGCLASTINPFATGVAADAAHVSIADGMIWRFIQWVVLVAISIWFVYGYASKIEKDPSKSLVADKMAEHKEFFKLENTDMDMSKKQKHVIWVFISAFIIMILSLIPWEKFGVKLFADINAWLTGLPGFGTVFGKSVAPLGTWYFPEITMLFIMMGILVAMVYKMSEEDFISSFIAGAADLLSVAIICAVARGIQVIMNDGMITSTILSWGEKGLSGLSSQVFVLLTYLFYLPMSFLIPSTSGLAGATMGIMAPLGHFSNVPAHLVITAFQSASGVLNMISPTSAICMGALAIGKIDLTTWWKFVAKYMAVVIVASVAILMIASFFS encoded by the coding sequence ATGGAAGAAAAAAAACGGGGTTTTAAAATTCCTTCTTCTTACACTGTCCTTTTCCTTATTATTGCTATTATGGCAGTTTTAACATGGTTTATTCCAGCTGGTGCCTATGATACTGCAAAAGATGGCAGTGTTATTTCTGGCACATATCATGCTGTTAAATCTAATCCTCAAGGAATTTATGATGTCTTTATGGCTCCTGTTCGTGGGATGTTAGGGACTGATAAAACAGAAGGTGCTATCCAGGTCTCCTTCTTTATCTTAATGGTAGGTGGTTTCCTTGGTGTAGTTAACAAAACTGGTGCTCTTGACCAAGGGATAGCATCAATTGTTAAAAATAATAAAGGTAGAGAAAAAATGCTGATTGCTATTTTGATTCCTATCTTTGCACTTGGGGGAACTACTTATGGTATGGGTGAAGAAACAATGGCTTTTTATCCCTTACTTATCCCAGTAATGATTGCCGTTGGTTTTGATACACTTGTGGCAGTAGCTATTGTTTTAATAGGCTCACAAATAGGTTGTTTGGCTTCAACGATTAATCCTTTTGCAACTGGTGTTGCTGCTGATGCCGCTCATGTAAGTATTGCTGATGGTATGATTTGGCGTTTTATTCAATGGGTTGTTTTAGTTGCGATTTCAATCTGGTTTGTCTATGGATATGCAAGTAAAATCGAAAAAGATCCAAGTAAGTCATTAGTTGCTGACAAAATGGCAGAACATAAAGAATTTTTCAAACTTGAAAATACCGACATGGACATGTCTAAAAAACAAAAACATGTTATTTGGGTCTTTATTTCTGCCTTTATCATTATGATATTGAGTTTGATCCCATGGGAAAAATTTGGTGTTAAACTTTTTGCAGATATTAATGCTTGGCTTACAGGCCTACCTGGCTTTGGTACAGTCTTTGGTAAAAGCGTTGCTCCACTGGGAACTTGGTATTTCCCAGAAATTACCATGCTCTTTATTATGATGGGAATCTTGGTAGCAATGGTTTATAAAATGTCTGAAGAAGATTTCATTTCCTCATTTATAGCAGGGGCTGCAGATCTTCTCAGTGTTGCCATTATTTGTGCTGTTGCTCGTGGTATTCAAGTTATTATGAATGATGGTATGATTACATCTACTATCCTTTCATGGGGTGAGAAAGGACTTTCTGGACTTTCATCTCAAGTCTTTGTCTTATTGACTTATCTATTCTATCTGCCAATGTCATTTTTGATTCCATCTACTTCAGGTCTTGCTGGAGCAACAATGGGAATTATGGCACCTTTAGGCCACTTCTCAAATGTACCAGCTCACCTTGTTATCACGGCTTTCCAATCTGCTTCGGGTGTCCTTAATATGATTTCGCCAACATCAGCTATCTGTATGGGTGCTCTTGCTATTGGAAAAATAGACCTCACAACATGGTGGAAATTTGTCGCTAAATACATGGCAGTTGTTATCGTTGCAAGCGTGGCAATCCTAATGATAGCTTCATTTTTTAGCTAA
- the arcA gene encoding arginine deiminase yields the protein MTAKSPIHVYSEIGKLKKVMLHRPGKEIENLMPDYLERLLFDDIPFLENAQKEHDAFAQALREEGIEVLYLEKLAAESLINDDVRKAFIDEYIEEANIRGRSTKEAIRELLLSIKDNQELIDKTMAGVQKSELPEISDDEKGLTDLVESDYPFAIDPMPNLYFTRDPFATIGEGVSLNHMFSETRNRETLYGKYIFTHHPEYGGKVPMVYDRSENTRIEGGDELVLSKDVLAVGISQRTDAASIEKLLINIFKENLGFKKVLAFEFANNRKFMHLDTVFTMVDYDKFTIHPEIEGDLRVYSVTYENDKLKIVEENGDLAELLADNLGVDKVELIRCGGDNIVAAGREQWNDGSNTLTIAPGVVVVYNRNTITNAILESKGLRLIKIEGSELVRGRGGPRCMSMPFEREDL from the coding sequence ATGACTGCTAAATCACCGATTCATGTTTATTCTGAAATTGGCAAACTTAAAAAAGTTATGCTACACAGACCTGGTAAAGAAATTGAAAATTTAATGCCAGACTATCTAGAAAGATTATTATTTGATGATATTCCTTTTCTAGAAAATGCTCAAAAAGAGCATGATGCTTTTGCTCAAGCTCTTAGAGAAGAAGGTATTGAAGTTCTTTACCTTGAAAAATTAGCAGCTGAATCATTGATTAACGATGATGTTCGCAAAGCTTTTATTGACGAATATATTGAGGAAGCTAACATCAGAGGCCGCTCTACTAAAGAAGCAATTCGCGAGTTACTTTTGTCAATTAAAGATAATCAAGAGTTGATTGATAAAACAATGGCTGGAGTTCAAAAATCTGAGCTTCCAGAAATCTCTGACGATGAAAAAGGATTAACAGACCTTGTAGAATCTGACTATCCGTTTGCGATTGATCCTATGCCAAACTTATACTTCACTCGTGATCCATTCGCAACTATTGGTGAAGGTGTTTCGCTAAATCACATGTTCTCTGAAACTCGTAACCGTGAAACACTTTATGGTAAATACATTTTCACTCACCATCCTGAGTATGGTGGTAAAGTGCCAATGGTTTACGATCGCAGTGAAAATACTCGTATTGAAGGAGGAGATGAGCTCGTTCTTTCTAAGGATGTTTTAGCAGTAGGTATTTCACAGCGTACTGATGCAGCATCTATTGAAAAACTTTTGATCAATATCTTCAAAGAAAACCTAGGCTTCAAAAAAGTATTGGCCTTTGAATTTGCTAACAACCGTAAATTTATGCATTTGGATACTGTTTTCACTATGGTTGACTATGATAAATTCACAATTCATCCAGAGATTGAAGGTGACTTGCGCGTTTATTCCGTAACTTATGAAAATGATAAACTTAAAATTGTTGAAGAAAACGGTGACTTAGCAGAACTTCTTGCTGATAATCTAGGTGTTGACAAAGTTGAGTTGATTCGTTGTGGTGGTGATAATATTGTTGCTGCTGGACGTGAACAATGGAACGACGGTTCTAATACTTTAACAATTGCACCAGGTGTTGTAGTCGTCTATAATCGTAACACTATTACAAACGCTATCTTAGAATCTAAAGGTTTAAGACTTATTAAGATTGAAGGAAGTGAACTTGTTCGTGGTCGTGGTGGACCTCGTTGCATGTCAATGCCATTTGAACGTGAAGACTTATAA
- the arcC gene encoding carbamate kinase: MTKQKIVVALGGNAILSTDASAKAQQEALVSTSKSLVKLIQDGNEVIVTHGNGPQVGNLLLQQAAADSEKNPAMPLDTCVAMTEGSIGFWLVNALDNELKAQGIEKEVAAVVTQVIVDKNDTAFTNPTKPIGPFLSEEDAKKQIEETGASFKEDAGRGWRKVVPSPKPVGIKEANVIRSLVDSGVVVISAGGGGVPVVEDPATKVLTGVEAVIDKDFASQTLSELVDADLFIVLTGVDNVYVNFNKPNQEKLEEVTVSQMKEYIGQDQFAPGSMLPKVEAAIAFVENKPEAKAIITSLENIDKVLSENAGTHIIAG; the protein is encoded by the coding sequence ATGACTAAACAAAAAATTGTTGTTGCTTTAGGTGGAAATGCCATTCTTTCAACTGATGCTTCAGCTAAAGCTCAACAAGAAGCTTTGGTTTCAACATCAAAATCACTTGTTAAACTCATTCAAGACGGTAATGAAGTTATTGTAACTCATGGTAATGGTCCACAAGTTGGAAATTTACTTTTGCAACAAGCGGCTGCTGATTCTGAAAAAAACCCTGCGATGCCTTTGGATACTTGCGTTGCCATGACTGAAGGAAGCATTGGTTTTTGGCTTGTCAATGCGCTTGATAATGAGTTAAAAGCACAAGGTATTGAGAAAGAAGTAGCAGCAGTTGTGACGCAGGTTATTGTTGATAAAAATGATACAGCTTTTACCAATCCAACTAAGCCAATTGGACCGTTCCTTTCAGAAGAAGATGCTAAAAAACAAATTGAAGAAACTGGTGCAAGCTTTAAAGAAGATGCTGGACGTGGTTGGCGTAAAGTTGTGCCATCTCCAAAACCAGTTGGCATTAAAGAAGCTAACGTAATCCGCAGTTTAGTTGATTCAGGTGTTGTGGTTATCAGCGCTGGTGGCGGAGGTGTCCCAGTGGTCGAAGATCCAGCAACTAAAGTTCTTACAGGTGTTGAAGCTGTTATTGACAAAGATTTTGCTTCTCAAACCCTTTCTGAGCTTGTGGATGCTGATCTCTTCATCGTTTTGACAGGTGTGGATAATGTGTATGTAAACTTTAATAAACCTAATCAAGAAAAATTAGAAGAAGTGACTGTTTCACAAATGAAAGAATACATTGGTCAAGATCAATTTGCACCAGGAAGTATGTTGCCAAAAGTTGAAGCAGCCATTGCCTTTGTTGAAAATAAACCAGAAGCTAAAGCAATCATTACTTCACTTGAGAATATTGATAAAGTACTTTCTGAAAATGCTGGTACACATATTATCGCAGGTTAA
- a CDS encoding B3/B4 domain-containing protein produces the protein MSRFIVDQSFWNLFPEAQLGVILLRDYRSPEESSEVIKEILRESQSLAKEHLTENNFADNEVIQTYRNAYQQFKTKKGARSSIEALLKRVSKGNQIPSISPLVDIYNAASLRFGLPVGAEDLDSFVGDLRLTITDGNDSFYLIGEENNSPTLPNELCYKDDVGAVCRCLNWRDGERTMITANTKNAFLVIELLDRSRSDQLIEALDFIEGHARLQLGAETERYVLRKENYYIDLGKNSIKD, from the coding sequence ATGTCACGTTTTATAGTTGACCAGAGTTTTTGGAATTTATTTCCAGAAGCACAATTAGGAGTTATTCTCTTACGCGATTATCGGTCTCCAGAGGAGTCGTCTGAGGTGATAAAAGAGATCTTAAGAGAAAGTCAGTCTCTTGCCAAAGAACACCTGACAGAAAATAATTTTGCAGATAATGAGGTCATTCAGACCTACCGCAATGCCTACCAACAGTTTAAAACGAAAAAAGGAGCTCGCTCCAGCATTGAAGCTCTGTTGAAGCGTGTGTCAAAGGGAAATCAAATTCCCTCAATTAGTCCCTTGGTTGATATTTATAATGCTGCTAGTTTACGTTTTGGTTTACCGGTGGGTGCTGAAGATTTAGATAGTTTTGTTGGTGATTTGCGCTTAACTATTACAGATGGTAATGATTCTTTTTATCTGATAGGTGAGGAAAATAATTCGCCAACTTTACCGAATGAACTTTGTTATAAAGATGATGTTGGTGCAGTTTGTCGTTGCTTAAATTGGCGTGATGGTGAAAGAACAATGATTACTGCTAATACTAAAAATGCTTTTTTAGTTATTGAACTGTTAGATAGAAGTAGGAGTGATCAATTGATAGAAGCGTTAGATTTTATTGAAGGCCATGCTAGGTTACAACTTGGAGCGGAAACAGAAAGGTATGTTTTAAGGAAAGAAAACTATTATATTGATCTGGGGAAAAATTCAATAAAAGATTAG